The Helianthus annuus cultivar XRQ/B chromosome 11, HanXRQr2.0-SUNRISE, whole genome shotgun sequence region CATGCAGTCGTGCTGATCCTTCTCTATTCATTTATAACCATAATTCCCGTATCATGTATTTACTTGTGTATGTTGATGATCTTATCCTTACTGGTAATCATTCACCAACCATTAAATCCTTTATTACCACTCTTGACAAGGAATTTGCCATCAAAGATCTTGGGAGACTCAACTACTTTTTGGGATTGGAGGTTACCTACACTACAAATGGTCTTTTCTTGAATCAATCGAAATATACGATGGATATTCTGACTCGGGCTAAAATGTTGGACGCTAAACCAGCACCAACACCTTTAAGCTCCAATGTTTCTTTTGTCACTGCAGGTACCCCTTTTCCGATGTTACGCTTTATCGATCCGTTGTAGTTGCTCTCCAATATTTAACGATCACGAGACCTGACATTTGTATGCTGTTAATCAAGTTAGTCAATTTTTACATGCTCCAACTGTTGATCATTTTAAGGAGATAAAGAGGATTCTTCGGTATCTCAAAGGTACTATTGCCTTTGGGTTACACTATAGTCGTCCCACTACCACATCGCTGCTTGGATTCTTTGATGCTGATTGGGCCCGTTGCTTGGAGACACGTCACTCCACTTATGGCTATTCCATTTTTTTGGGTGGTAACTTGATCTCTTGGAGTGCTAAAAAGCAACCAACTGTTGCCAGATCTAGTTGTGAATCTGAGTATTGTGCTATGGCCAACACCGCTGCTGAAATTGTTtcaatcactcatcttcttcaaGAGTTACATGCTCTTCCGCCTGATAGACCAACCATGCTATGTGATAATCAGAGTGCTTTATTTCTCACACAGAATCCTGTTTCCCACAAACGGGCTAAACACAttgatttggattatcatttTCTACGAGAACTTGTCAATGCTGGAAAATTGGTTACTAAATTTGTTCCAACCAAGCTTCAGGTGGCTGATATTTTCACGAAGAGTCTTCCTTTGTCTCAGTTCAACATTTTTCGTCAGATGCTTTGTATCAGTCCACCACCGTTCAGCTTGCGAGGGGATGTTAGATAATATTTGTACACGTGTATTTATTCCTTATTTATTGTGTAAAGTGTAACCTATTGCAAAGTAATGAGAATTGATTCTTCACAAATATATTCTTCACCACTCGCGATCTGCCAGCTTTGGCAAAAAAAGAAAACCGTTTTTAGATTGATCTTGACCGTCGAAATCTGGCAGTTTTTTGTGATATTAAATCCCAGTCGTAATAACCGAAAAATTTGGCAGTTTTTTTAAGTAGCAGCAGGTTAGGATTTGCCATTTTCATGCTTTCACTAGCGGTAGTATCTACTCCTATAGGCTCCTCAAACCGTTCCCTTAAATTTATCCCAATAAAACTCTCTTCCCTTCTCCACTACTAGAAAAGTGAACAATTTGCCACGGAAATTTCATAcgcattttttttttcatcacactTGTGGCAAGTTTCCTACGAAAAACATAACCTAAATTTTGTGTCAAATGCAATAGGGACAAAATGTTCAAATAAGTTGAGTTGCATCACAATTTTGTcgaaaaataatttttttttctaattattGTTAACATAATACTGAATTTCGTGTTCATAAATAAAAACCAGCAAGATTTGTGACACATTTGTAACgaactaataataaataaatagaaAGGGAATACATTTCCTATACATTTGTTTCAAaacatttatataaaaaaaaatcaagcaTACCGTCAGTATTGCGTCGGAATTTATAATaagaaatattattaaaaataaaaaataaatatgttTCCTATACCTTTGTGACAAaacattttttataaataaaaataagcattctgttggAAATGCATCAGAAATTGTAATACATATATTAATAAAAACGAAAAGCTAAATCTATTTCCTACACATTTGTGACAAAAACATTTATTTTGAAATatgcgtagcaacttgctaccCATTTTTGAcaacacactatatatatatatatatatatatatatatatatatatatatatatatatatatataggtagaggatcctgtaaaaaatgTCTAAAgggtgagaagggtaagaaagaatctcagccattagattttttgatctaatggttgagatcaatagggaccaaattgtaaaatattttcattaatttggactgatttgaaatatctaggggcaacatagtcttttaaacccactagaaattaggtaatgcacatgtaacttcccccgtcttttttaaacgtcaataactttttatacgtaactttttttttttaaaaaaattacaccataataacgagcgtttttttatctttaatatgagtaccatattgctatatttATATGGAGAAAAAAATATGGTTCGagatgtttagtcaatgaatggtgttatatacttgctgaatggtgttatatacttgctgaatggtgttatatacttactgaatggtgttatatacttgctgaatggtgttatatacttgctgaatggtgttatatatttactgaatggtgttatatatttaccgaatggtgttatatacttgctgaatgttaaatggtgttatatacttgctgaatggtgttattaacttgctgaatgatgttatatacttgctgaatggtgttatatatttactgaatggtgttatatatacttgctgaatggtattatatacttgctgaatggtgttatatacttgctgaatggtgttatatatttactgaatggtgttatatacttgctgaatgttgaatggttgagattctttcttacctttctcacacttttggtcttttttacaataaccttaccgtatatatatatatatatatatatatatatatatatatatatatatatatataggggaaggttcatttaagaacaaatttaatgtgagaagaaaaagaagaaagggcatattagtaaaatgttatttcatttataactcatatcattaatttttctctctttaattaattagtcaactaa contains the following coding sequences:
- the LOC110906707 gene encoding uncharacterized mitochondrial protein AtMg00810-like; this translates as MYLLVYVDDLILTGNHSPTIKSFITTLDKEFAIKDLGRLNYFLGLEVTYTTNGLFLNQSKYTMDILTRAKMLDAKPAPTPLSSNVSFVTAVSQFLHAPTVDHFKEIKRILRYLKGTIAFGLHYSRPTTTSLLGFFDADWARCLETRHSTYGYSIFLGGNLISWSAKKQPTVARSSCESEYCAMANTAAEIVSITHLLQELHALPPDRPTMLCDNQSALFLTQNPVSHKRAKHIDLDYHFLRELVNAGKLVTKFVPTKLQVADIFTKSLPLSQFNIFRQMLCISPPPFSLRGDVR